A section of the Streptomyces sp. Je 1-369 genome encodes:
- a CDS encoding ABC transporter ATP-binding protein, protein MVLSLRELTVEAAGRALVDRLDLDVAAGSIVGLVGPNGSGKSTALRCVYRALKPTSGAVLLDGTDLTSLKLRDSARSVAALTQESHTELDFTVEEVVALGRAPHAQGNHPLTARERELCDEAMDRLDVAHLADRSVLSLSGGERQRVLVARALAQEPRLLVLDEPTNHLDVRHQVELLSFLRGSGLTVFTALHDLNLAAQVCDRIAVLAAGCLVAAGDPAEVLTPELVRKVFGVDAVVVPHPRTGLPQLLYDLAPARVDPLIPTPASPSPEGPHS, encoded by the coding sequence ATGGTTCTCTCCCTCCGCGAACTGACCGTCGAGGCGGCCGGACGCGCCCTCGTCGACCGGCTCGACCTCGACGTGGCAGCCGGTTCGATCGTCGGACTCGTCGGCCCCAACGGCAGCGGCAAGTCGACCGCGCTGCGCTGCGTCTACCGCGCGCTGAAGCCGACCTCCGGAGCCGTACTGCTCGACGGCACCGACCTGACCTCCCTGAAACTCCGCGACAGCGCCCGCTCCGTCGCCGCCCTCACCCAGGAGAGCCACACCGAACTCGATTTCACCGTCGAGGAAGTGGTCGCCCTCGGCCGCGCCCCGCACGCGCAGGGCAACCACCCCCTGACCGCCCGCGAACGGGAACTGTGCGACGAGGCGATGGACCGGCTCGACGTCGCCCACCTCGCCGACCGCAGCGTCCTGAGCCTCTCCGGCGGCGAGCGCCAACGCGTACTCGTGGCGCGCGCCCTCGCCCAGGAGCCCCGCCTCCTGGTCCTCGACGAGCCCACCAACCACCTCGACGTACGCCACCAGGTGGAGCTGCTGTCCTTCCTGCGCGGCTCCGGGCTGACCGTGTTCACGGCCCTGCACGACCTCAATCTGGCGGCGCAGGTCTGCGACCGGATCGCCGTGCTCGCAGCGGGATGCCTGGTCGCAGCCGGTGACCCGGCCGAGGTGCTCACCCCCGAGCTGGTGCGCAAGGTGTTCGGCGTCGACGCGGTCGTCGTACCGCACCCGCGTACGGGCCTCCCGCAACTCCTCTACGACCTCGCCCCGGCCCGGGTCGACCCCCTCATCCCCACGCCCGCCTCCCCGTCCCCGGAAGGACCCCACTCGTGA